The Pseudomonas cucumis sequence AACGGCTCATGGCCGCTGCGATCGTGTGCCGCATGGCCTGGTTATGGTCAGGCTCCGGGGCCACACGGGCGGCAGCCTCGACATCATCCAGAGTAACCACACCGTGGGGGCCATGGCCTTGCAATTGACTGGCGCTGAGCCCCAACTCGGCAGCGCGCTTGCGTGCAGCCGGAGAAATCCTCGGGCGTCTATCGGAGAGGTTTTCTTCTGCGGTCAGCACCGGTGGGGTCGGCATCCGTCGCGCGGTCTGCGCACTTTCACCGGGCTCCAGCAACAGCGCGATGGGTGTACCCACGGGTACCTTGGCGCCGACGTCGATCAGCAGTTGCAGGACCGTGCCATCGTGCCAGCACTCTACGTCGATGGCGGCCTTGGCCGTATCGACCACGGCAATCACCTGACCAGGCTTGAGCGCATCGCCCGGGTGGATTTTCCATTCCAGCAACGTGCCTTCATCCATATCGGCCCCCAGAGACGGCAATTTGAATTCGATCATGGTTGACCCTCCCGGCCTTGGGTTCGACACGTCGATGCCATCACGCGGACGTGCCCTGGCACAGCTCATGCGCGGCCGCGACGATCGTCGACACCTGTGGCAACGCAGCCTCTTCGAGATGCCGCGGGTAAGGTATCGGCACCTCGGCGCTGCACACGCGTGATGGCGGAGCATCCAGCTCGAAAAAGCTCTGTTCGATAATCCGCGTGATGATCTCTGCGGCCAGACTGCCGCTGCGCCAGCCTTCATCGACGACAAGGGCGCGGCGTGTTTTACACACCGAGGCCATGATTGTCTGGTCATCCAGAGGGCGCAGAACCCGCAGGTCGATCACTTCGCAATCAATGCCCTCCCCGGCCAGTTGCTCCGCCGCTGTCAGGGCCTTGCCGAGTGTGCCGCCATACGCAATCAGGGTCAGGTCGTTGCCGACTCGGCGAACCTTGGCGGCAGTGATGTCCAGAGTCTTCCAGTCGCCGGTATCACCTTCCATGTTGTAGAGCTGGGCGTGTTCGAAAATCAGCACCGGGTCCGGATCCAGCAGCGCAGGCCAGAGCATGCCGCGTGCATCCTCGACGGTCGCCGGGGCGAGAATTTTCAGCCCGGGGATATGCGCATACCAGCCTTCGAGGCTGTGGGAGTGTTGCGCCGCGAGCTGACGTCCCGCGCCCGTCGCCATGCGCACCACCAGGGGAACCGAGAATTGGCCCCCGGACATATGCCGCAGGGCAGCAGCCGTGTTCATCAGAGGATCGAGGGCGAGCAGGCTGAAATTCACCGTCATGATTTCTACAATCGGCCGCATGCCCCCCAGCGCCGCGCCGATACCGGCCCCCACGAAGCCCAATTCGGACAATGGCGCGTCTCGAATGCGCTCCGGGCCGAATGCTTCAAGCAGCCCCAGAGAGACGGCGTAGCTGCCACCGTAACGACCGACGTCTTCGCCCATCAGAAACACCCGAGGGTCCCGTTGCAACGCTTCACGCAGTGCCTCGCGCAGCGCGTCGCGGTAAGTCATGCGAGTGCTCATGGCGCGGCCCTCGGGGTGTAGACGTCGCGAGACAGATCCTCCAACGGTTCCAGGCTGCCGCTTTCGGCATAAGCGACGGCGGCCTCCACTTCGGCGTCCACCTGGGCCAGGACCGCCAGAAAACCGGGTTCGTCCAAAAGGCCTTGGGCCTTGAGCCGGGCACTGTAGGTGTGAATCGGTCCGCGGGTCTTCCACTGCTCTACCTCGGCCTTGTCGCGATACAGCTGCGGATCGAACATCGAGTGGGCGCGAAACCGATAGGTACGAAACTCCAGGAAAAAAGGCCCGCGCCCTTGCCGGATATGTTCAACCGCCTCACGAGTGGCTTCATACACCGCGACCACATCCATGCCATCGACAGACCGGGTCTGGACCTTGTACGCCGAGGCTTTGGCACACAGGTCGGTTTGCGACTGCGAACGTTCCAGGGCCGTGCCCATGGCATAGAGGTTGTTCTCGCAGCAAAACAGCATCGGCAACTGCCACAAGGCGGCCAGGTTGATCGACTCGTGAAATGCTCCCTCGGCCATGGCACCTTCACCAAAAAAGCACGCGGAGAGCCGCGATCCACCCTGCATACGCTCGGCCAGCGCCAGGCCGACAGT is a genomic window containing:
- the pdhA gene encoding pyruvate dehydrogenase (acetyl-transferring) E1 component subunit alpha, translating into MSLQSLPKDFALELLRDMVRIRRLEERAGELYGESKIRGFLHLYIGEEAVAVGVLHALSADDAVVATYREHGHALIKGVPMNTIMAEMYGRQEGCSRGRGGSMHLFDAGTRFFGGNAIVAGGLPLTVGLALAERMQGGSRLSACFFGEGAMAEGAFHESINLAALWQLPMLFCCENNLYAMGTALERSQSQTDLCAKASAYKVQTRSVDGMDVVAVYEATREAVEHIRQGRGPFFLEFRTYRFRAHSMFDPQLYRDKAEVEQWKTRGPIHTYSARLKAQGLLDEPGFLAVLAQVDAEVEAAVAYAESGSLEPLEDLSRDVYTPRAAP
- a CDS encoding alpha-ketoacid dehydrogenase subunit beta, yielding MSTRMTYRDALREALREALQRDPRVFLMGEDVGRYGGSYAVSLGLLEAFGPERIRDAPLSELGFVGAGIGAALGGMRPIVEIMTVNFSLLALDPLMNTAAALRHMSGGQFSVPLVVRMATGAGRQLAAQHSHSLEGWYAHIPGLKILAPATVEDARGMLWPALLDPDPVLIFEHAQLYNMEGDTGDWKTLDITAAKVRRVGNDLTLIAYGGTLGKALTAAEQLAGEGIDCEVIDLRVLRPLDDQTIMASVCKTRRALVVDEGWRSGSLAAEIITRIIEQSFFELDAPPSRVCSAEVPIPYPRHLEEAALPQVSTIVAAAHELCQGTSA